The following proteins are encoded in a genomic region of Drosophila bipectinata strain 14024-0381.07 chromosome XL, DbipHiC1v2, whole genome shotgun sequence:
- the east gene encoding pneumococcal serine-rich repeat protein isoform X3: protein MSSRKSGGGGGGASGGVGVDGGALDDNANANDNPTTISGPVESSSEAGEDTSSTPTPMDADETVPPSSTDTAEAAKPVEGEEEAAAGGEEGEGAGGESSEMETNEKEAEAKEEKESSPAPKTRTPTPVATPTTTSMRITRHSSPLLLLSSPTTARRDISVGSDGAGGEAEESAGVGSQRKSSVERAVTPVIRGRKSIKDLKEAKEVKSEEAEATVTPVTGEASTPGPAPVQVSEEPVAESSQEQESLPGATPADEKDHRDTKDTEKEKEKEELKTQEEDKDKDKEKDKDKDKDNDKDKEKNKDKEKEKEKEKEKEKDKKEPVTPTTCNRVTRKSHAQEQVTNTRVTRNRRQSSTLGFAANSSSAAVAAAATAATTLAATSSAAAAAAAAEQQPQQQPPPTTARGRRKKAQTVAPPLEPAVKRKRSEDAEAEAEASNAAKYSKVEVVKTEEAEAPAAEEDVPIKQEPLETSEAVGTTTPVAAAAPAPVSGGTRRGRGRPQNRNSASPAAVTSTRSTRLSKAGSPGVIGQTPPAQEPAAPPKRRRVGSSTRKTASASSLATSSQGGTAADEDSKDSMASSMDDLLLAAADIKREKLTAEFDDSLLLAETSLPSTSTGACSATAPASSGSNGHSCIEPLTVETDPAKPKDLLPPPEDASASQPAGDTATGTGSATTVVGKAPSLSPEMVSEGVSAVSVRNFYKKPEFLANNLGIEKDPELGEIVQTVSSNAAETEEMAVEDGEVNASAQSPKSDKPDSKKSKPEGEAAKIVEQEPEVDLETEIVAEALAEITAEADDSISIGSMKTGDLRLDDSGEGSEVLLDHGLLLNGAAQQEQPAPDVEEEETEEDPEVRQTKPNSYEDSDHEIIDKLVQEGVLDATGNPLSQAGVAKLEDELEEEVGTDEVVAVMVNKYFLDITEQAEQLLVDKVEFPEENKENLSTSADATASEGLDIQLSLKDDDDEQLAVKDEEQVKHLELQLTEKMDVDQEDEELEEKPNGKQEDDEEQQQQRREQEIHLQNLGLLTLQAAEQRRQDLQEAHTRQAQLQQQHHHHHHQHKRQGARGGGGSGGSSATHVESSGTLKTVIKLNRSSNGGVGGSSGLPTGTVIHGSGGSSVSAASSSVGSATRKSSGALGAAGVGAATGAGAGVRRQSLKMTFQKGRARGHGAADRSADQPTEDSYYTIQNENEGAQKSSGVTTGNPGRKTNNRFSSTNNHSTVASSHGGSHHSSVQYNSSHSEGLGQGEHGFYQMVKKDEKEKILIPEKASSFKFHPGRLCEDQCYYCSGKFGLYDTPCHVGQIKSVERQQKILANEEKLTVDNCLCDACFRHVDRRANAPSYKKRLSAPGHLETMGNVEKHFAGDGSGGLTDPSGAEGSGTAGSSAVGSGGGGNLQQRACAVKDCAEGASHSLRRKCIRKSVKKFQLNLEIPAGSSIVWLCEAHYNTVIQFSGCVLCKRRLGKNHMYNITTQDTDRLEKALSEMGIPVQLGMGTAVCKLCRYFANLLMKPPDSTKSQKAEFVKNYRKRLLKVHNLQDGSHEVSEADEEETPHPVDAAKEASAETGEDSHEMPMVVDYDGPTDSNSSSSSTTNPDANSKQMSKLQAILQQNLSAEGGAAAAGGGGAAGTGRSGAGSAGETSGGAGGSGSGADISNVLRSNPNISMRELFHGEEELGVQFKVPFGCSSSQRTPEGWTRVQTFLQYDEPTRRLWEELQKPYGNQSSFLRHLILLEKYYRNGDLVLAPHASSNASVYTETVRQRLNSFDHGHCGGLGGGGTSKTQSTGSATGGISVLATALTTPSSSSSSVEAAAPAVPVIPLVELNDDDEEEEDGESTEDRESGAGGDGRQAESPVERLSVDKLTKQLSSNAVTIIARPKDNKSSQPSAAATAASSTATEEVAVVLPTTKSTAQSQSQSQTQSQAKDAPPLVAANANSRSILKTNLLGMNKAVEIVPLTPPASQTQPAGSAPSMASITSVPSIASLANKQAQDQKQHKKLLDMAKMLGNTQKAAANHQQQGSDASAPQKPSGVAQLLNSPPELISLHRRRASATANNSLLGNLSGKRLQLPRTGAAGATASGGAGGGGPSGNRGGASGGPPPPNVVILPDTLTPQERHESKSWKPTLIPLEDQVPNKSHALYQTADGRRLPALVQVQSGGKPYLISIFDYNRMCILRREKLLRDQMLKANNAKLKNAQQQQQQQQQQQQQQQQQSSAASATVAAFSSMLKLAHQQTARQQLQQLQQKHQQQQQQHMPSLQPGGGGSGGAGSGGGVGAGLRLARLPPKMPALTNPQIGSQAPNYSSLMPNPMDNSNNSWLWKNFPDSNQYLLNGNGGGGGGGGGGGTKLPHFTGKPATATSSKAAATSIFNIKHQQHQQKLIENAIMSKIPKSLTVIPQQMGGSSSGDLGGGGGGGGGSGSSKD, encoded by the exons ATGTCTAGCCGGAAATCaggaggcggtggcggtggtgctAGCGGCGGAGTTGGAGTCGATGGAGGTGCCCTGGACGACAATGCAAATGCCAATGATAATCCAACCACCATTAGTGGACCAGTGGAGTCTTCGTCAGAAGCTGGCGAGGATACATCATCCACGCCCACACCCATGGATGCAGATGAAACTGTGCCACCATCCTCCACAGACACAGCCGAAGCCGCTAAACCAGTGGAaggagaagaagaagcagcagctGGAGGTGAAGAAGGAGAAGGAGCAGGTGGAGAATCATCCGAAATGGAAACCAATGAAAAGGAGGCGGAGGCCAAGGAGGAGAAGGAGTCATCTCCTGCTCCTAAAACGCGAACGCCCACGCCAGTGGCCACGCCCACCACAACCAGCATGAGAATCACTCGCCATTCGTCGCCCCTGCTCCTGCTCAGCTCACCGACGACCGCCCGCCGGGACATCTCTGTCGGCAGCGATGGAGCCGGCGGGGAAGCCGAAGAGTCGGCGGGAGTGGGTAGTCAGCGCAAGAGTTCCGTGGAGCGGGCGGTGACACCGGTTATACGAGGACGCAAGTCCATCAAGGATCTGAAAGAAGCCAAAGAAGTCAAGTCCGAGGAGGCGGAGGCCACTGTAACTCCAGTAACTGGAGAAGCTTCAACGCCGGGGCCGGCGCCAGTTCAGGTGTCGGAGGAGCCAGTGGCGGAGAGCAGCCAGGAGCAAGAGTCCTTGCCAGGAGCAACTCCCGCGGACGAAAAAGACCACAGAGACACAAAAGACACAGAAaaggagaaggagaaggaggagcTGAAGACCCAGGAGGAAGATAAGGACAAGGATAAAGAAAAGGATAAGGATAAGGACAAGGACAACgataaagataaagaaaagAACAAGGATAAAgagaaggagaaggagaaagaaaaggagaaggagaaggacAAGAAGGAGCCAGTTACACCCACAACCTGCAACCGAGTGACCCGCAAATCCCACGCCCAGGAGCAGGTCACCAATACGCGAGTGACCCGCAATCGCCGCCAGTCCTCCACCttgggcttcgccgccaattCCTCCTCCGCTGCGGTGGCAGCAGCCGCCACGGCGGCCACCACATTGGCGGCCACATCctcagcagcagcggcggcggcagcagcggaGCAGCAGCCCCAGCAACAGCCTCCACCAACAACAGCTCGCGGTCGCCGGAAGAAGGCACAGACGGTGGCACCTCCGCTGGAACCGGCCGTGAAACGAAAGCGTTCCGAGGATGCGGAAGCCGAAGCGGAAGCCAGCAATGCCGCCAAGTACAGCAAGGTGGAGGTGGTGAAAACCGAGGAGGCGGAGGCGCCGGCAGCCGAGGAGGATGTGCCCATCAAGCAGGAGCCACTGGAGACCAGCGAAGCGGTGGGCACAACAACGCCGGTGGCCGCTGCAGCTCCGGCTCCGGTTTCCGGCGGGACGAGACGTGGTCGTGGACGGCCGCAGAACCGGAACTCCGCCTCGCCAGCGGCCGTTACCTCGACGCGGTCCACGCGGCTGAGCAAGGCTGGGTCTCCGGGTGTCATCGGCCAAACGCCACCAGCCCAGGAGCCGGCAGCGCCTCCGAAACGGCGGCGGGTGGGCAGCAGTACGCGGAAAACGGCGTCGGCCAGCTCGCTGGCAACCAGTTCCCAGGGCGGCACAGCTGCGGACGAGGACTCCAAAGACAGCATGGCCTCCTCCATGGACGATCTCCTGCTGGCGGCGGCGGACATCAAACGGGAGAAGCTCACTGCCGAGTTCGATGACAGCCTCCTGCTGGCGGAGACCAGCCTGCCCTCCACCTCTACGGGTGCATGCTCCGCAACAGCCCCAGCCTCGTCTGGATCGAATGGCCATTCCTGCATTGAACCGCTGACCGTGGAAACGGATCCGGCGAAACCCAAGGACCTGCTGCCCCCGCCCGAGGATGCGTCCGCCTCCCAGCCAGCTGGGGACACGGCAACGGGAACGGGTTCTGCCACGACCGTGGTGGGCAAGGCGCCGTCCCTCAGCCCGGAGATGGTCAGCGAGGGTGTGAGCGCCGTCAGTGTGCGGAACTTCTACAAGAAGCCCGAGTTCCTGGCCAACAATCTGGGCATCGAGAAGGACCCTGAGCTGGGCGAGATCGTGCAAACGGTCAGCAGCAATGCCGCGGAGACGGAGGAGATGGCGGTCGAGGATGGAGAGGTGAACGCCTCGGCCCAGTCGCCCAAATCGGACAAGCCGGACAGTAAGAAGTCCAAGCCGGAGGGCGAGGCGGCAAAGATTGTGGAGCAGGAACCGGAAGTCGATCTGGAGACGGAAATCGTCGCTGAAGCTTTGGCGGAAATCACAGCCGAGGCGGATGACTCCATCTCGATAGGCTCCATGAAGACGGGCGACCTGCGACTGGACGACAGCGGCGAGGGATCCGAGGTGCTACTCGACCATGGCCTGCTCCTCAATGGAGCAGCCCAGCAGGAGCAACCGGCGCCGGatgtggaggaggaggagacgGAGGAGGACCCAGAAGTGCGGCAGACCAAACCCAATAGCTATGAGGACTCTGACCACGAGATAATAGACAAGTTGGTCCAGGAGGGAGTCCTAGACGCCACGGGAAATCCGCTCAGTCAGGCGGGAGTCGCCAAGCTGGAGGAcgagctggaggaggaggttGGCACGGACGAGGTCGTTGCTGTCATGGTTAACAAGTACTTCCTGGACATAACGGAGCAGGCGGAGCAACTGCTGGTGGACAAGGTGGAGTTCCCGGAGGAAAACAAGGAGAACCTGTCCACCTCGGCGGACGCCACTGCCTCCGAGGGTCTGGACATCCAGCTGTCGCTCaaggacgacgacgacgagcaGCTGGCGGTGAAGGACGAGGAGCAGGTCAAGCAtctggagctgcagctgacggAGAAAATGGACGTCGACCAGGAGGAtgaggagctggaggagaaGCCCAACGGCAAGCAGGAGGACgacgaggagcagcagcagcagcggcgggaGCAGGAGATCCACCTGCAGAACCTGGGCCTGCTGACGCTCCAGGCGGCGGAGCAGCGCCGTCAGGACCTGCAGGAGGCCCACACTCGCCAGGCGCAGCTCCAGCAACAGcatcatcaccaccaccaccagcacaaGCGGCAGGGGGCGCGGGGCGGCGGCGGAAGCGGCGGCAGCAGTGCCACCCACGTCGAGTCCAGCGGCACCCTCAAGACGGTGATCAAGCTGAACAGGAGCAGCAACGGCGGCGTCGGCGGCAGCAGTGGCCTCCCCACCGGCACTGTGATCCACGGCAGTGGCGGGTCGTCCGTCTCGGCCGCATCCTCCTCGGTGGGCAGTGCGACGCGCAAGTCGAGCGGAGCTCTGGGCGCCGCCGGCGTGGGAGCGGCAACGGGAGCCGGGGCCGGAGTGCGCCGGCAATCGCTGAAGATGACATTCCAGAAGGGTCGTGCCCGGGGACACGGTGCAGCGGACCGATCCGCCGACCAGCCAACGGAAGACTCCTACTACACCATCCAGAACGAG AACGAAGGTGCGCAGAAGTCGAGTGGTGTAACTACGGGTAATCCCGGCCGAAAGACCAATAACCGTTTCAGCTCAACTAACAACCACTCTACGGTAGCCTCCTCGCACGGTGGTAGCCACCATTCTTCGGTCCAGTACA ACTCATCTCACTCGGAGGGCCTGGGTCAGGGCGAACATGGCTTTTATCAGATGGTCAAGAAGGACGAGAAGGAGAAGATCCTCATACCCGAGAAGGCCTCCTCGTTCAAATTCCATCCGGGACGGTTGTGCGAGGATCAGTGCTATTACTGTAGCGGAAAATTCGGACTCTATGACACGCCCTGCCATGTGGGACAGATCAAGTCCGTGGAGCGCCAGCAGAAGATCCTAGCCA ATGAGGAGAAACTCACGGTGGACAACTGCCTGTGCGACGCCTGTTTCCGGCACGTGGACCGTCGAGCCAATGCCCCCTCCTACAAGAAACGCCTCTCGGCTCCCGGCCATCTCGAGACCATGGGTAATGTGGAGAAGCATTTCGCAGGCGATGGCAGCGGCGGACTTACAGATCCATCGGGAGCAGAGGGATCCGGGACTGCTGGCTCGTCGGCTGTGGGCTCGGGCGGCGGCGGGAACCTCCAGCAGCGTGCCTGCGCCGTCAAAGACTGCGCCGAGGGGGCGAGTCACTCGCTGCGGCGCAAGTGCATCCGCAAGAGCGTGAAAAAGTTCCAACTGAACCTGGAAATACCGGCGGGCAGTTCCATCGTCTGGCTGTGCGAGGCGCACTACAACACCGTCATCCAGTTCTCCGGCTGTGTGCTGTGCAAGCGGCGTCTGGGCAAGAACCACATGTACAACATAACCACG CAGGACACGGATCGGTTGGAGAAGGCGCTCTCCGAGATGGGTATCCCAGTGCAACTGGGCATGGGCACGGCCGTGTGCAAGCTGTGTCGGTATTTCGCCAACCTGCTGATGAAGCCGCCGGACAGTACCAAGTCCCAGAAGGCCGAGTTTGTCAAGAACTACAGGAAACG GCTCCTCAAGGTGCACAACCTGCAGGACGGCAGCCACGAAGTCTCCGAGGCGGATGAGGAGGAAACCCCCCATCCTGTGGATGCCGCCAAGGAAGCCTCGGCTGAGACTGGTGAGGACTCGCATGAAATGCCCATGGTGGTGGACTATGACGGGCCCACAGACTCCAACTCCAGCAGCTCCTCGACGACGAATCCGGACGCCAACAGCAAGCAAATGTCCAAGCTGCAGGCTATTCTCCAGCAGAATCTGAGCGCAGAGGGcggagcagcagccgcaggAGGCGGTGGAGCTGCGGGAACCGGACGAAGTGGGGCAGGATCGGCAGGGGAGACCAGCGGAGGAGCTGGAGGAAGTGGATCCGGTGCCGATATATCGAATGTCCTGCGCAGCAACCCGAACATATCGATGCGTGAGCTGTTCCACGGCGAGGAGGAGCTGGGGGTGCAGTTTAAGGTGCCCTTCGGATGCAGCAGCAGTCAGCGGACACCGGAGGGCTGGACGCGTGTCCAGACGTTCCTCCAGTATGACGAGCCGACGCGGCGACTGTGGGAGGAGCTGCAGAAGCCATACGGCAACCAGAGTTCCTTCCTGCGGCATCTGATACTCCTGGAGAAGTACTACCGCAACGGAGATCTTGTCCTGGCGCCGCACGCCTCATCCAATGCATCCGTTTACACGGAAACGGTGCGTCAGCGCCTGAACTCCTTCGATCACGGTCACTGCGGTGGACTGGGCGGAGGTGGCACGTCGAAAACCCAGTCAACAGGATCGGCCACCGGTGGTATCAGTGTCCTGGCCACCGCCTTGACCACACCCTCCTCATCATCGTCGTCGGTGGAGGCGGCGGCGCCCGCGGTTCCAGTCATCCCCTTGGTGGAGctcaacgacgacgacgaagAGGAAGAGGACGGTGAGTCCACGGAGGATCGAGAGTCGGGAGCGGGCGGCGATGGACGGCAGGCGGAGTCGCCGGTGGAACGCCTCAGTGTGGACAAGCTGACGAAGCAGCTGAGCTCCAATGCGGTGACGATTATAGCCCGGCCCAAGGACAACAAGTCCTCCCAGCCATcggccgccgccaccgccgcctccTCCACAGCCACGGAGGAAGTAGCTGTGGTGCTGCCAACGACCAAGTCCACCGCCCAGTCCCAGTCTCAGTCTCAGACCCAATCGCAAGCCAAGGATGCCCCGCCATTGGTCGCCGCCAATGCGAATAGCCGCAGCATCCTGAAGACCAATCTCCTGGGCATGAACAAGGCCGTCGAGATTGTGCCGTTGACACCACCCGCCTCGCAGACCCAGCCAGCCGGCAGCGCTCCGTCGATGGCGTCCATCACGTCGGTGCCCTCGATCGCCTCGCTGGCCAACAAGCAGGCCCAGGACCAGAAGCAGCACAAGAAGCTCCTGGACATGGCCAAGATGCTGGGCAACACGCAGAAAGCTGCCGCCAACCATCAGCAGCAGGGATCGGATGCGTCAGCTCCCCAAAAGCCATCGGGCGTCGCCCAACTGCTCAACTCCCCGCCGGAGCTGATTAGCTTGCATCGGAGGAGGGCCAGCGCCACCGCCAACAACAGCCTGCTAGGCAACCTGTCGGGCAAGAGGCTGCAACTGCCACGTACTGGAGCAGCCGGCGCAACAGCATCTGGTGGAGCTGGAGGCGGTGGGCCCTCAGGCAATCGTGGTGGAGCCAGTGGTGGTCCCCCGCCGCCCAATGTCGTTATACTGCCCGATACGCTGACGCCCCAGGAGCGGCACGAGAGCAAGAGCTGGAAGCCCACCCTGATTCCGCTGGAGGATCAGGTGCCCAACAAGTCGCATGCATTGTACCAAACCGCCGACGGGCGAAGATTGCCGGCCCTGGTCCAGGTGCAGTCCGGCGGTAAGCCATACCTCATCTCCATCTTTGACTACAATCGGATGTGTATTCTGCGGCGGGAGAAGCTGCTCAGGGATCAGATGCTTAAGGCCAACAATGCCAAGCTAAAGAacgcccagcagcagcaacaacaacaacagcaacagcagcagcagcagcagcaacagagcTCAGCAGCTTCGGCAACGGTGGCTGCCTTCTCCAGTATGTTGAAGCTAGCCCACCAGCAAACGGCACgccagcaactgcaacagttgcaacagaaacaccaacaacaacagcaacagcatatgccgagcCTGCAGCCTGGCGGCGGTGGATCTGGAGGAGCAGGTAGTGGCGGTGGTGTGGGCGCTGGTCTGCGGCTAGCGAGGCTGCCGCCAAAAATGCCGGCACTGACCAATCCCCAGATCGGCAGCCAGGCGCCCAACTACTCCTCACTGATGCCCAATCCCAtggacaacagcaacaactccTGGCTGTGGAAGAACTTTCCCGACTCGAATCAGTATCTCTTGAACGGCAAtggaggcggcggcggcggcggaggaggaggaggaaccAAGTTGCCGCATTTTACCGGAAAACCAGCCACTGCCACGAGCAGCAAGGCGGCGGCCACAAGCATTTTTAACATCAAGcatcagcagcaccagcagaaGCTCATCGAGAACGCCATCATGTCGAAGATACCCAAGAGTCTGACGGTGATACCCCAGCAAATGGGTGGCAGCAGTAGTGGCGATttgggaggaggaggaggcggtggtggtggcagtGGGTCCTCAAAGGACTGA